The sequence AACCGGACGTACCGTTTCGACATCCGTCTTCAGGGCGAAGGCGAAACGGTCTTCCTGGAGTTCCAGTGACAGCAGTCGAACCGACCGGTTCCGCCGGTCCCGGCAGACCTGACGGGCCTGATGGGTCCGTCGGGTCCGACGTCGGGCTTCTCGCGCCGGGGCGGGTGGGGTCGGCCGCCGAGGCCGCGACCGGCGACCCCGCCTTCCTGCGGGCGCTGCTCGACGCGGAGGCGGCGCTCACCCGTGCGCAGGCCTCGCTGGGGCTCGCCCCGGACGAGGCCGCCGCCGCGGTGACCACCGCCGCCGGGGCGGCGCGTTTCGACGTCCACGCGCTCGCGCTGCGCGCACGGGCCGGCGGCAACCCGGTGATCCCCCTCGTGGCCGACCTGGGCGCGGCGGTCGGCGCCGGGCACTCCCCGTACGTCCATCGCGGCGCGACCAGCCAGGACATCATGGACACGGCCACCATGCTGGTCGCGGTACGGACGCTGGACCTCGTCCTGGCCGACCTCGCCCGTACGGAGCGCGCGCTGGCCCGCCTCGCGCGCGAACACCGGGACACGGTCATGCCGGGGCGGACGCTCACCCAGCACGCCGTCCCCACCACCTTCGGTCTGAAGGCGGCGGGCTGGCGGTCCCTGGTACTGGACGGCAGGGACCGCGTCCGGGCCGTACGGGACAGCCTGCCGGTCCAACTCGGCGGCGCGGCGGGCACCTTGGCCGCCTTCGTCGCGTACGGCGCCTCGGACGCGGGCGCGCTCGTCGAGGCGTACGCCCGCGAACTGGGCCTCGCCACGCCGGTGTTGCCCTGGCACACCCTGCGGACACCGGTCGCCGACCTGGCGGGCGCGCTCGCCTTCACCGCGGGCGCGCTGGGCAAGACGGCCGTCGATGTCCTCACCCTCTCCCGTACGGAGATCCGCGAACTGAGCGAGGGCACGGGCGGCGGGTCCTCCGCCATGCCGCACAAGGCGAACCCCGTGCGGGCCACGCTGATTTCGGCCGCGGCCCGCCGGGCGCCCCAGCTCGCGGCGACGCTGTACGGGTCCTTGGCAGCCGAGGACGAACGGCCCGCAGGAGCCTGGCACGCCGAGTGGGAGCCCCTGCGTGATCTGCTCCGGCTGGTGGGCGGTGCGGCCCGGGACGCGGCCGAGCTGACCGAGGGTCTGCAGGTCCACGCGGACGCGATGCGCGCCCATCTGGACCTCACGCACGGCCTGATCGTCTCCGAGCGGCTGTCGGCCG is a genomic window of Streptomyces sp. NBC_00414 containing:
- the pcaB gene encoding 3-carboxy-cis,cis-muconate cycloisomerase — protein: MGSAAEAATGDPAFLRALLDAEAALTRAQASLGLAPDEAAAAVTTAAGAARFDVHALALRARAGGNPVIPLVADLGAAVGAGHSPYVHRGATSQDIMDTATMLVAVRTLDLVLADLARTERALARLAREHRDTVMPGRTLTQHAVPTTFGLKAAGWRSLVLDGRDRVRAVRDSLPVQLGGAAGTLAAFVAYGASDAGALVEAYARELGLATPVLPWHTLRTPVADLAGALAFTAGALGKTAVDVLTLSRTEIRELSEGTGGGSSAMPHKANPVRATLISAAARRAPQLAATLYGSLAAEDERPAGAWHAEWEPLRDLLRLVGGAARDAAELTEGLQVHADAMRAHLDLTHGLIVSERLSAELAAVLGRARAKELLTGVARRATSESRPLVELLTEEPGLKDVDLVSLTDPTQYTGSAGALTDRALERR